In Rhipicephalus sanguineus isolate Rsan-2018 chromosome 1, BIME_Rsan_1.4, whole genome shotgun sequence, the DNA window tgattatatatatatatatatatatatatatatatatatatatatatatatatatatatatatatatatatatatattctaaaaTTGTCCACGTGATGCGTGGCGTGGTTAATGTGTATGGATGGTGCACGGGGTTCTCTTGTTGAAACCGAGAAGGCGTTTACCTAACACAACAGCCCTGCCCACGTCCCTATGCCAAAGGGCCGGGAGGCAAGTGCCTCATTTCAAATTCCTGCTGCAGCAAGGGTCTCGCCGTGTTGCAGGTCGCATTAACTGAGTTTTGCCAATCTGGTAAGGGAAGCATAGTTGGTCGTAATTAAAGATTTTAGCAATTCTGCTTCGTCCAAAAACTTGATCATATTAGCCAGGGGTATTATCGGGTCATCTCCTAAGATTAAAATTGTATGAAATTGAACGTTTAACTTGTAAAACATAAGAAAATGTTTTCGTATTAACGGTTCCTTATGTGTAGTACTGTAATTTGCTCCTTGCATTTATCGCATATTGCTGGTTCTTCATCTGCCAGCATCCCCAACGAGTACGTTGACCTCTGAAACACGCAGCTCTTTTGCCGTTGCTGCTAGTTGGCCCGCCCTTTCACGTGTGTATGGCCTATTCGATGTCAGCACAGAACTGCATCAGTAAAATGTTCTTGATGAAAACACGTCTTCCATTCACAAAGGACAGGTGTAATTAGGTGCAGTTTGCTGTTTTGTTGCGATTTTCTTTCATGCTGCCAACGAGAGGTAATGGCCCAGCGAACTGCTTTAATCGCATCCCCAACGAGTACGTTGACCTCTGAAACACGCAGCTCTTTTGCCGTTGCTGCTAGTTGGCCCGCCCTTTCATTACCTGTGATCCCAACGTCACTCGGGACCCAACAGAAGTGTATGGCGTGGTCGTCAGTTAAGGGAGATAACACGTTTAAAATATCACCTATAAAGTGCTCATACTGAGATATCGAATTTATGGATCTTCGGCCAATGCCGCCTACCAAACACAGCAACACCACTCTGTTGTCATACGATGGGATCATCATCGGACACATAGGCGTCATCAGCCAAGAAGTGGTCTTCAGTGACAGACGCCAGCACTTGACCTTCTGCGTCTCCAAGAAAGGAAGACAGGCACCACTTGGGCTCAAGGCGAGTGAAATGCTCGGGCTAGTTACCAGGACAGTCGACGCAGGTGCAGCAAACAGCTCCGAACAAGCAATGCCAGAATTCGGCGAACTATTCGAAGGTACCGGCTGCGTGCAACGACACTACACGATGGTTATCTCCGCGGATGCTGTCCCAGTGGTTAAAGCCGCCCGCCGAGTCCCGTTAGCCCTGAAGGAACCACATCGCAGCGAGCTGAAGCGGATGGAGCAAGCGGGCATTGTCACCAAGGTGAATGAGGCAACTGAATGTGTAAGCCTATCGGTAattgtcaagaaaaaagatggaaagTTAAGGGTCTGCATGGATCCCAGGGCAATCAACGCTAACATAAAACGGGAGCATTACGAGATGCCAAGACAGGAAGACATTGAGGCGGAACTAGCTGGTGCAAAGGTGTTCAGTCGGCTTGACGCGAAAGCTGGTTTTCACCAAGTGCCTCTAGACGAAAAAAACATCAAGAATTTGCACGTTCGCCACTCCTT includes these proteins:
- the LOC125756917 gene encoding uncharacterized protein LOC125756917, with product MPPTKHSNTTLLSYDGIIIGHIGVISQEVVFSDRRQHLTFCVSKKGRQAPLGLKASEMLGLVTRTVDAGAANSSEQAMPEFGELFEGTGCVQRHYTMVISADAVPVVKAARRVPLALKEPHRSELKRMEQAGIVTKVNEATECEQHDQRLRSVLKAARQSGLKLNAEKCKEKNSSWRTCCREPQP